A part of Streptococcus porcinus genomic DNA contains:
- a CDS encoding mechanosensitive ion channel family protein, which produces MTFLINYINHLNLEDLLFSLISKFISLGLLLIFFAIAKQLANSSLEKAIFKSLSLSRQSQARKRTLTKLIHNLINYLLYFLLLYWCLSLLNIPVSSLLAGAGIAGVAIGLGAQGFLSDVVNGFFILFENQFEVGDTVSIAGIDGNISSVGIRTTQVRGFDGTLHFIPNRNITVVSNKSRGNMRALIEIPLYSTTDLNEVTKIIEAVNQTELVNYPQIVEKPTILGPQITANGQFSFKVAIFTENGQQYLIYHTFYQKYQEALLKEGIVLPTSNTLQIPAK; this is translated from the coding sequence ATGACTTTTTTAATCAATTATATCAATCATCTTAACCTTGAAGATCTCCTCTTTTCTTTAATTTCAAAATTTATATCATTAGGACTACTACTGATATTTTTTGCCATTGCTAAGCAATTAGCCAACTCTTCTTTAGAAAAAGCTATTTTCAAATCTTTAAGTCTATCCCGCCAAAGTCAAGCTCGCAAAAGAACCTTAACCAAACTAATTCATAACTTAATCAATTACCTTCTCTATTTTCTGCTACTATATTGGTGTCTAAGCCTCTTAAATATTCCTGTCTCCAGTTTACTTGCAGGAGCTGGAATTGCTGGGGTAGCAATTGGTTTAGGTGCACAAGGCTTTCTCTCAGATGTTGTCAATGGTTTTTTTATCCTATTTGAAAATCAATTTGAAGTAGGAGATACCGTTTCAATTGCTGGTATTGACGGCAATATTTCAAGTGTCGGTATTCGGACAACACAAGTACGGGGGTTTGATGGTACACTCCACTTTATCCCTAACCGTAATATAACAGTCGTTAGTAACAAATCTCGTGGCAATATGCGAGCATTAATTGAAATTCCATTATATTCAACAACAGACTTAAATGAAGTAACAAAAATTATTGAAGCCGTGAATCAAACTGAACTCGTGAACTATCCTCAAATTGTTGAGAAACCAACCATTTTAGGTCCTCAGATTACGGCTAATGGGCAATTTTCGTTTAAGGTGGCAATATTCACAGAAAATGGGCAACAATACCTTATTTATCATACCTTTTATCAAAAGTATCAAGAAGCTCTTCTGAAAGAGGGAATTGTTTTACCGACTTCTAACACCCTCCAAATACCTGCTAAATAA
- the tig gene encoding trigger factor — MSTSFENKATNRGVITFTINQEKIKPALDQAFNKIKKDLNVPGFRKGHIPRPIFNKKFGEEVLYEDALNIILPSAYEEAVSELALEVVAQPKIDIVSMEKGKDWEISAEVVTKPEVKLGDYKDLTVEVDLSKEVTDEEVDEKIERERKNLAELVVKEDAAVEGDTVVIDFVGSVDGVEFDGGKGDNFSLELGSGQFIPGFEEQLVGAKAGETKDVNVTFPENYQAEDLAGKDAKFVTTIHEVKAKEVPELDDELAKDIDEEVETLDELKAKYRKELEAAKEIAYDDAVEGAAIELAVDNAEIVELPEEMVHDEVHRSMNEFMGNMQRQGISPEMYFQLTGTSEEDLHKQYEAEADKRVKTNLVIEAIAKAEGFEATDEEIEKEINDLATEYNMPVEQVRSLLSADMLKHDIAMKKAVEVITESAKVK; from the coding sequence ATGTCTACATCATTTGAAAACAAAGCTACTAACCGTGGCGTTATTACTTTTACAATTAATCAAGAAAAAATCAAACCAGCTCTTGATCAAGCTTTTAATAAAATAAAAAAAGACTTAAATGTACCAGGTTTCCGTAAAGGTCATATACCTCGTCCAATTTTTAATAAAAAATTTGGTGAGGAAGTTCTTTACGAAGATGCTCTAAATATTATCTTACCAAGTGCCTACGAAGAAGCTGTTTCAGAACTTGCTTTAGAAGTTGTTGCACAACCTAAGATTGATATTGTTTCAATGGAAAAAGGCAAAGATTGGGAAATCTCTGCTGAAGTTGTGACAAAACCTGAAGTAAAACTTGGTGACTATAAAGATTTAACTGTTGAAGTTGACCTTTCAAAAGAAGTTACAGATGAAGAAGTAGACGAAAAAATCGAACGTGAACGCAAAAACCTAGCAGAACTTGTTGTTAAAGAAGATGCTGCTGTAGAAGGTGACACTGTTGTTATTGATTTTGTTGGTTCTGTTGATGGTGTTGAGTTTGATGGTGGAAAAGGTGATAACTTCTCACTTGAACTTGGCTCAGGTCAATTTATTCCTGGTTTTGAAGAACAATTGGTTGGTGCTAAAGCTGGCGAAACAAAAGATGTAAATGTTACTTTCCCTGAAAATTACCAAGCAGAAGATCTTGCAGGTAAAGATGCAAAATTCGTGACAACTATTCATGAAGTTAAAGCTAAAGAAGTACCTGAACTTGATGATGAATTAGCTAAAGATATTGATGAAGAAGTTGAAACACTTGATGAATTAAAAGCTAAATACCGTAAAGAACTTGAAGCGGCTAAAGAAATCGCATATGATGACGCTGTTGAAGGCGCAGCAATTGAATTAGCTGTTGATAACGCTGAAATTGTTGAATTACCAGAAGAAATGGTTCACGACGAAGTTCATCGTTCAATGAACGAATTCATGGGCAATATGCAACGTCAAGGAATCTCTCCAGAAATGTACTTCCAATTAACAGGTACATCTGAAGAAGATTTACACAAGCAATATGAAGCAGAAGCAGATAAACGTGTTAAAACAAATCTTGTTATTGAAGCTATTGCTAAAGCAGAAGGTTTTGAAGCTACAGACGAAGAAATTGAAAAAGAAATCAATGATCTTGCAACAGAATACAATATGCCAGTTGAACAAGTTCGTTCTCTTCTTTCTGCTGATATGCTGAAACATGATATCGCAATGAAAAAAGCAGTTGAAGTTATTACTGAATCTGCTAAAGTAAAATAA
- a CDS encoding HAD family hydrolase: MLEAIIFDMDGVIVDTEYLDFQLQSDYIRSIAVDPHCLEHEAFSGLVGRSGQDLLKRIRRLSQTQVPDQDIALALEKISEKKYRADTIKRLFRQDILKINLFAKENQMKLAVASSSSKKHIIQVLEACGILKDFDLIVSGEDFQESKPNPAIYRHVLKELQLEAENTIVIEDSPSGIAAAKAAGIQVIAFEEKRLQVDQTAADYVLKDMNAIFERIVNITKSSQ; encoded by the coding sequence ATGTTAGAAGCTATCATTTTTGATATGGATGGGGTAATTGTTGATACTGAATATTTGGATTTTCAGTTACAAAGTGATTATATTAGATCAATTGCAGTTGATCCTCATTGCCTAGAACATGAGGCATTTTCCGGACTAGTGGGTCGCTCTGGTCAAGATCTCTTAAAACGTATTCGTCGTTTGAGTCAAACTCAAGTTCCAGATCAAGACATAGCACTTGCTTTAGAGAAGATTTCAGAAAAGAAATATAGAGCAGACACTATTAAACGTTTATTCCGACAGGATATTCTTAAAATTAACTTATTTGCAAAAGAAAATCAAATGAAGTTAGCAGTAGCTTCTTCAAGTTCTAAGAAGCACATTATACAGGTACTTGAAGCTTGTGGTATTCTGAAAGACTTTGATCTCATAGTCTCCGGAGAAGATTTTCAGGAAAGTAAGCCCAATCCTGCCATTTATCGTCATGTTCTGAAAGAATTACAGTTAGAAGCAGAAAATACTATTGTCATTGAAGATTCCCCATCTGGGATAGCAGCTGCAAAAGCCGCCGGTATACAGGTTATAGCTTTCGAAGAGAAACGTCTACAGGTTGATCAAACTGCAGCAGACTATGTGCTTAAAGATATGAATGCTATTTTCGAAAGAATAGTCAATATAACTAAATCTAGTCAGTAA
- the rpoE gene encoding DNA-directed RNA polymerase subunit delta — translation MKLDVFAGQEKSELSMIEVARAILEERGRDNEVYFSDLVNDIQTFLGKSDADIRHALPFFYTDLNTDGSFIPLGDNKWGLRSWYAIDEIDEEIITLEDEEDGSPKRKKKRVNAFMDGDEDAIDYSDDDPEDEDFTEETEDVEYDEEDPDDEKSEVESYDSELNEIIPEDDIEEVEINEEDDEEEEEEE, via the coding sequence TTGAAATTAGACGTATTTGCGGGACAAGAAAAAAGTGAATTATCAATGATTGAAGTAGCCCGTGCTATTTTAGAAGAGCGTGGCCGTGACAATGAAGTGTATTTTAGCGACTTAGTCAATGATATTCAAACTTTCTTAGGAAAATCTGATGCTGATATTCGTCATGCTTTACCATTTTTCTATACAGATTTAAACACTGATGGATCATTTATTCCACTTGGTGATAACAAATGGGGTCTACGCTCATGGTATGCTATTGATGAGATTGATGAAGAAATTATCACACTAGAAGATGAAGAAGATGGTTCACCAAAACGTAAGAAAAAACGTGTTAATGCCTTTATGGATGGTGATGAAGATGCCATTGACTATAGCGATGATGATCCAGAAGACGAAGACTTTACAGAAGAAACTGAAGATGTTGAATACGATGAAGAAGATCCAGATGATGAAAAATCAGAAGTAGAATCTTATGATTCAGAATTAAATGAAATCATCCCAGAAGATGATATCGAAGAAGTTGAAATCAATGAAGAAGATGATGAAGAAGAGGAAGAAGAAGAATAG